One Papaver somniferum cultivar HN1 chromosome 10, ASM357369v1, whole genome shotgun sequence genomic window carries:
- the LOC113317948 gene encoding glutamine synthetase leaf isozyme, chloroplastic — translation MAQILAPSLQCQMKITNTTTNAANPITTKMWGSLMFNQKRSGLTKNASKFKVMVVKSENGTINRMEDLLNLDTTPFTDKIIAEYIWIGGTGIDMRSKSRTISKPVKSPADLPKWNYDGSSTGQAPGEDSEVILYPQAIFKDPFRGGNNILVICDAYTPQGEPIPTNKRYKAAQIFSNQKVIDEIPWYGIEQEYTLLQSNVKWPLGWPVGGFPGPQGPYYCAAGADKSFGRDISDAHYKACLYAGINISGTNGEVMPGQWEYQVGPSVGIEAGDHVWCSRYILERITEQAGVVLSLDPKPIEGDWNGAGCHTNYSTKSMREEGGFDVIKKAILNLSLRHKEHISAYGEGNERRLTGKHETADINTFSWGVANRGCSIRVGRDTEKEGKGYLEDRRPSSNMDPYVVTGLLAESTLLWEPTLEAEALAAQKIKMKV, via the exons ATGGCACAGATTTTAGCACCTTCATTGCAATGTCAGATGAAGATAACAAATACAACAACAAATGCTGCAAACCCAATTACAACAAAGATGTGGGGTTCTCTAATGTTTAACCAGAAAAGAAGTGGACTGACTAAAAACGCTTCTAAATTCAAAGTTATGGTTGTTAAATCGGAAAACGGTACCATCAACAGAATGGAAGATCTATTAAATTTGGATACTACTCCCTTCACTGATAAGATCATCGCCGAATACATCTG GATTGGTGGAACAGGAATTGATATGCGTAGCAAATCAAGG ACTATCTCAAAGCCTGTTAAATCTCCTGCTGACCTTCCCAAGTGGAATTATGACGGTTCAAGTACTGGACAAGCACCAGGAGAGGATAGTGAAGTGATTCTATA CCCTCAAGCAATTTTTAAGGATCCTTTCAGGGGTGGTAACAATATCTTG GTTATATGCGATGCATACACACCACAAGGGGAGCCAATTCCAACAAACAAACGTTACAAAGCTGCTCAGATCTTCAGTAATCAGAAGGTCATTGACGAAATCCCATG GTACGGTATTGAGCAGGAATACACCCTGCTCCAATCAAATGTGAAGTGGCCTCTTGGTTGGCCAGTTGGAGGATTCCCCGGTCCTCAG GGTCCTTACTACTGTGCAGCTGGAGCCGACAAGTCCTTCGGAAGGGACATTTCGGATGCTCACTACAAAGCTTGCTTATATGCTGGTATTAACATCAGTGGCACTAATGGAGAAGTCATGCCTGGCCAG TGGGAGTATCAAGTCGGTCCAAGTGTGGGCATTGAAGCTGGAGACCATGTTTGGTGTTCTAGATACATTCTTGAG AGAATTACTGAACAAGCTGGTGTTGTTCTGTCTCTTGATCCTAAACCAATTGAG GGTGACTGGAATGGTGCAGGATGCCATACTAATTACAG TACAAAGAGCATGAGAGAGGAAGGAGGATTTGACGTGATAAAGAAGGCAATTCTGAATCTGTCTCTTCGCCATAAAGAGCATATTAGTGCCTACGGAGAAGGAAATGAACGAAGGTTGACCGGAAAGCATGAGACAGCCGACATTAACACCTTTTCATGG GGAGTCGCTAATCGTGGTTGTTCAATCCGTGTTGGACGTGACACCGAGAAAGAAGGAAAAG GTTACTTAGAGGATCGCCGCCCATCTTCAAACATGGATCCATATGTCGTGACAGGGCTGCTAGCAGAAAGTACTTTATTGTGGGAACCGACGCTCGAGGCTGAAGCTCTTGCTGCCCAGAAGATCAAAATGAAGGTTTAA
- the LOC113318317 gene encoding elongation factor Tu, mitochondrial has translation MASVVLRNPNSKRLASFYKCRGALLSNHFSISESHSGNQDLASDVSPRWRSMATFTRTKPHVNVGTIGHVDHGKTTLTAAITRVLSEEGKAKAIAFDEIDKAPEEKKRGITIATAHVEYETAKRHYAHVDCPGHADYVKNMITGAAQMDGGILVVSAPDGPMPQTKEHILLARQVGVPSLVCFMNKVDVVDDPELLDLVEMELRELLSFYKFPGDDIPIIRGSALCALQGTNEELGKKAILKLMDAVDEYIPDPVRQLDKPFLMPVEDVFSIQGRGTVVTGRIEQGMIKTGEDVEILGLMQGGPLKSTVTGVEMFKKILDHGEAGDNVGLLLRGLKRDDVQRGQVISKPGALKTYKRFEAEIYVLTKDEGGRHTAFFSNYRPQFYLRTADVTGKVELPEDVKMVMPGDNVTATFELISAVPLESGQRFALREGGRTVGAGVVSKVIS, from the exons ATGGCTTCAGTTGTTCTTAGAAATCCTAATTCCAAACGTTTGGCTTCATTTTATAAATGTAGAGGAGCTCTATTAAGCAATCATTTCTCCATCTCTGAATCACACTCCGGAAATCAAGATTTAGCCTCAGATGTCTCTCCACGGTGGAGATCAATGGCTACATTTACACGGAC GAAACCTCACGTAAATGTTGGGACCATTGGACATGTTGATCATGGAAAAACCACATTAACTGCCGCAATTACTAGG GTTCTTTCAGAAGAAGGCAAAGCTAAGGCTATTGCTTTTGATGAGATTGACAAGGCTCCAGAGGAGAAAAAGAGAGGAATTACTATTGCAACG GCACATGTGGAATATGAGACCGCTAAGAGGCATTATGCGCATGTCGATTGCCCAGGACATGCTGACTACGTGAAA AACATGATTACTGGAGCAGCCCAAATGGATGGAGGCATTCTTGTCGTATCAGCTCCTGATGGGCCCATGCCGCAGACCAAGGAACATATTTTATTGGCACGTCAG GTCGGTGTGCCTTCACTTGTCTGCtttatgaataaggttgatgttgttgatgatccAGAGTTACTGGACCTTGTGGAGATGGAACTGCGTG AACTTCTTAGCTTCTACAAGTTTCCTGGAGATGACATTCCAATTATTAGGGGTTCAGCTTTGTGTGCCTTACAGGGGACAAATGAGGAGTTAGGGAAAAAGGCCATTCTTAAGCTGATGGATGCGGTAGATGAATACATTCCCGACCCTGTACGTCAGCTTGACAAACCATTTTTGATGCCGGTTGAAGATGTTTTCTCTATACAG GGACGTGGAACTGTTGTTACTGGTCGCATTGAGCAAGGAATGATAAAAACTGGAGAAGACGTTGAGATTTTGGGATTAATGCAG GGTGGTCCTTTGAAGAGTACCGTGACTGGTGTAGAAATGTTCAAGAAGATCTTAGATCATGGGGAA GCTGGAGATAATGTGGGCCTTCTGTTACGTGGTTTAAAGCGTGATGATGTTCAACGAGGACAA GTAATCTCAAAACCTGGTGCTCTGAAAACATATAAAAGATTCGAGGCAGAAATCTACGTCCTCACAAAGGATGAAGGTGGACGCCATACAGCTTTTTTCTCAAACTACAGGCCCCAGTTTTATCTGAGAACTGCTGATGTCACTGGCAAGGTCGAACTGCCCGAGGATGTCAAGATGGTTATGCCCGGAGATAACGTCACAGCAACTTTTGAGCTGATATCAGCTGTTCCACTTGAATCAG GTCAAAGATTTGCCTTGAGGGAGGGAGGCAGGACAGTAGGTGCAGGAGTAGTTTCAAAGGTTATCAGCTGA